The genomic region CTGTTATGAACCAATGGCGGGTCACAAGCTGCACCGGTGCGTCACCGCAATTCTCGATGCGGATATGATAGGCCCAGAACCAGCGTTCCTTTTCGAGCTCCGATTGCTCAGGAAGGAAGCTAACCGATACCCGCACGATCACGTCTTCGGTCCGAGCGGCATGGGGAAACAGTGCGTTCATAGCCCTGCTGCCTTCAGCGCACTATCGAGATCTTCGATCAGATCCTGCGGATCCTCGAGGCCGATATTGATCCTCAGCATTGATTCATCGATTCCCATTTCTTCGCGTACCGCTTCATCGAGGCCGCTATGCGTGGTTGACGCAGGATGCGTCATCAGGCTGCGCGAGTCTCCGATATTGTTCGATATGTCGACCAGTTCAAGCGCATCGAGCAAGGCATGCGCCTGGGTTCGTCCACCGTCCACGAAAAAGGAGAAGATCGGCCCGCATGCATCCATCTGGCTCATTGCCAGATTATGCTGCGGATGGCTCGCAAGTCCCGGATGGAGAATGCGCGGAACGCGGCTCTCGATGAACTGGCCCACGGCAATCGCATTCTCGCTCTGCCGCCGGATGCGCAGATCGAGCGTCTCCAGCCCTTTGAGCACCACCCATGCATTGAATGCCGACAATGTTGGCCCGGTATTACGGGTAAAGGGTAGCAGCGTTTCCAGAACGAATTCTTCCGTTCCGCAAATCGCGCCAGCCAACACGCGCCCCTGCCCGTCCATCATCTTGGTCGCGCTATAGGCAACGATATCGGCGCCAAATTCCATAGGGCGCTGCAGCGCAGGCGTGGCAAAGGCATTGTCGACGATCGATACAATGCCATTTTCGCGCGCAAGATCGCAAACGGCTTTTAAATCAACCACATCCATCGTTGGATTGGCTGGTG from Parasphingopyxis sp. CP4 harbors:
- a CDS encoding PLP-dependent aspartate aminotransferase family protein, with translation MKRNSGQDRKVTAKWRPATQAVRGGTARSEWGETSEAIFLTSGYAYDCAADAADRFTGEQSGMTYSRLQNPTVEMLEQRIALMEGAEAARCTASGMAAMTAALLCQLEAGDHVVAGRALFGSCRWLTDTLLPKFGIETTTVDARDPALWKAAIQPNTKAFFFETPANPTMDVVDLKAVCDLARENGIVSIVDNAFATPALQRPMEFGADIVAYSATKMMDGQGRVLAGAICGTEEFVLETLLPFTRNTGPTLSAFNAWVVLKGLETLDLRIRRQSENAIAVGQFIESRVPRILHPGLASHPQHNLAMSQMDACGPIFSFFVDGGRTQAHALLDALELVDISNNIGDSRSLMTHPASTTHSGLDEAVREEMGIDESMLRINIGLEDPQDLIEDLDSALKAAGL